One stretch of Phormidium ambiguum IAM M-71 DNA includes these proteins:
- a CDS encoding ABC-F family ATP-binding cassette domain-containing protein encodes MTIFTLRSLKKDFGIKEILKDASFSLDEGDKVGLIGTNGSGKSTLLKMIAGLEPIDSGEIWVNSGSKIVYLPQQPDLDENHTVLEQVFADSGEQMALVREYEEISDKLAHGQGDHDKLMARLSSVSQRMEEVGAWELETNAKVILSKLGIEDFHAKIGDLSGGYRKRIALATALLSEPDVLLMDEPTNHLDALSVEWLQSYLNRFRGALLLITHDRYFLDKVTNRIIEIDRADLYTYSGNYAYYLEKKAESEESAVSSQRKHAGVLRRELEWLKRGPKARSTKQKARIDRVREMQAQEFKQAQGKVEISTVGRRIGKKVIELKEICKAYGDRTLIKDFTYNFNPEDRIGIIGSNGAGKSTLMDIITGKVQPDLGTVELGSTIHIGYFDQHSDDVNINEDQRVIDYLKNIAELVETSDGSVITASQMLERFLFPPNQQYAPISKLSGGERRRLFLLKVLMSAPNVLILDEPTNDLDVQTLGVLEEYLEDFNGCVIVVSHDRYFLDRTVDVIFAFESGGNLRQYPGNYSVYLDYKAAAETEEKETKKPKEVSKSNNQKSKAETPKSDQPRKLSFKEKREYEELENKIPEMEAEKEAVEKTLYNNPPSDFNELQKLTDKLAELTEAIDSATERWLELAERIG; translated from the coding sequence ATGACTATTTTTACATTGCGATCGCTAAAAAAAGACTTCGGCATTAAAGAAATTCTCAAAGATGCCAGTTTTAGCTTAGATGAAGGAGATAAAGTTGGATTAATTGGCACTAATGGTTCGGGAAAATCGACTTTATTGAAAATGATCGCAGGTTTAGAACCAATTGATTCGGGCGAAATTTGGGTTAACTCTGGATCGAAAATTGTCTACCTACCTCAACAGCCAGATTTAGATGAAAATCACACAGTTTTAGAACAGGTTTTTGCTGATAGTGGCGAGCAAATGGCGCTAGTTCGAGAATATGAAGAAATTTCCGATAAACTAGCTCATGGACAAGGAGATCATGACAAATTAATGGCGCGTTTGTCTAGTGTTTCACAACGCATGGAAGAAGTGGGTGCGTGGGAATTGGAAACGAACGCGAAAGTGATTTTAAGTAAGTTGGGAATTGAAGATTTTCATGCCAAAATTGGCGATTTATCTGGCGGTTATCGGAAAAGAATTGCTTTAGCAACGGCGCTTTTATCGGAACCTGATGTGTTATTAATGGATGAACCGACTAACCATTTAGATGCGCTTTCGGTGGAGTGGTTACAAAGTTATTTGAATCGGTTTCGCGGTGCTTTGTTGTTGATTACGCACGATCGCTATTTTTTGGATAAAGTAACTAATCGAATTATAGAGATCGATCGCGCCGACCTTTACACTTATTCGGGAAACTACGCTTATTATTTAGAGAAAAAAGCCGAATCTGAAGAATCAGCTGTTAGCAGTCAGCGCAAACACGCTGGAGTTTTGCGCCGAGAATTAGAATGGTTAAAAAGAGGGCCAAAAGCGCGCAGTACTAAACAAAAGGCGCGGATCGATCGTGTTCGAGAAATGCAAGCGCAAGAGTTCAAACAAGCGCAAGGAAAAGTCGAAATTTCCACCGTTGGACGACGGATTGGAAAGAAAGTAATTGAACTAAAAGAAATTTGCAAAGCTTATGGCGATCGTACTTTAATCAAAGATTTTACCTATAATTTCAATCCCGAAGATCGCATTGGAATTATTGGTAGCAACGGTGCAGGAAAATCCACTTTAATGGATATCATTACCGGAAAAGTGCAACCAGATTTGGGAACTGTCGAACTTGGTTCAACGATTCATATTGGTTATTTCGATCAACACTCAGACGATGTAAATATAAACGAAGATCAGCGAGTAATTGATTATTTAAAAAACATTGCTGAACTCGTAGAAACTTCCGACGGAAGCGTAATTACTGCTTCCCAAATGTTAGAAAGGTTTCTGTTTCCGCCAAATCAACAATATGCGCCAATTAGTAAACTTTCCGGTGGCGAAAGACGACGTTTATTTTTATTAAAAGTGTTGATGAGTGCGCCAAATGTGTTGATTTTAGATGAACCAACTAATGATTTAGACGTGCAAACTTTAGGGGTTTTAGAAGAGTATTTGGAAGACTTTAATGGTTGTGTAATTGTAGTATCGCACGATCGCTATTTTCTCGATCGCACCGTTGACGTAATTTTCGCCTTTGAATCTGGGGGAAATTTACGTCAATATCCCGGAAATTATTCAGTTTATTTAGATTATAAAGCCGCCGCAGAAACGGAAGAAAAAGAAACCAAAAAACCTAAAGAAGTTTCCAAATCTAACAATCAAAAATCTAAAGCCGAAACTCCCAAATCAGATCAACCTCGTAAACTTTCTTTTAAAGAAAAGCGAGAATATGAAGAACTAGAAAATAAAATCCCGGAAATGGAAGCCGAAAAAGAAGCAGTTGAAAAAACTCTTTACAATAATCCTCCCAGTGATTTTAATGAATTGCAGAAATTAACTGATAAATTAGCTGAATTGACGGAAGCGATCGATTCTGCTACTGAAAGATGGTTAGAATTAGCAGAAAGAATAGGTTAA
- a CDS encoding pentapeptide repeat-containing protein — protein MVSQDLDLSSIVTRIEKLEQQQNAVKQYLTKFKVQFDSLAEQFNNRPEQEQLANLQAEIAKLVAGNFSQISATNNGSSNGKQTSVSSQNISEDELLDQLCDRVERGMDLGKLKASTVASNLTAAPVVNSTKTTNVESIENQNIDDSTKVEEETSFSTEELLKSYEEGERNFIGVNLAKLDFSGKNISKINLNEANLQGINLCETQLTYADLIEANLQDANLSKGNFQQSKLLNANLNKANLQGTILHYANLTASTICAANLNGAKLHGANLTTANLSGSNLTQAELCSANLTTADLKEANLNSANLSSANLTGADLSRAKLTQAILNSANLIGANLTGISIVGASLTYANLSGQNLSGINLCGVNLSGSNLSEADLSSADLRGANLQGANLEKANLKEAKLTGANLQNAKLAGATMPDGTTHE, from the coding sequence ATGGTTAGTCAAGATTTAGATTTATCTTCAATAGTTACCAGAATTGAAAAATTAGAGCAACAGCAGAATGCCGTCAAACAATATCTAACAAAATTTAAAGTTCAGTTCGATAGTCTAGCAGAGCAATTTAACAATCGACCTGAACAAGAACAATTGGCAAATTTACAAGCGGAAATTGCCAAGTTAGTAGCAGGGAATTTTTCTCAAATATCGGCAACTAATAATGGTTCAAGTAATGGAAAACAAACAAGTGTTTCTTCGCAAAATATTTCTGAGGATGAGCTTTTAGATCAATTATGCGATCGAGTCGAACGGGGAATGGATCTAGGGAAACTTAAAGCATCGACGGTTGCAAGTAATTTGACTGCTGCACCTGTTGTTAATTCCACAAAAACTACTAATGTTGAATCTATCGAAAATCAAAACATTGATGATTCTACTAAAGTTGAAGAAGAAACTAGTTTCAGCACAGAGGAATTGTTGAAGAGTTATGAGGAGGGAGAGCGGAATTTTATAGGTGTTAATTTAGCGAAACTCGACTTTAGCGGAAAAAACATAAGCAAAATCAATCTAAATGAGGCTAATTTGCAAGGGATAAACTTATGTGAAACTCAGCTAACGTATGCGGACTTGATTGAAGCTAACTTACAAGATGCTAATCTAAGTAAGGGGAATTTTCAACAATCAAAACTCCTGAATGCTAATCTAAATAAAGCAAATTTACAGGGAACAATACTCCATTATGCTAACTTAACTGCAAGCACTATATGTGCGGCAAATCTAAACGGTGCTAAACTTCATGGAGCCAATCTCACTACAGCTAATTTAAGTGGCTCGAACTTAACTCAGGCAGAGTTATGTAGCGCAAATTTAACCACAGCTGACTTAAAGGAAGCTAACTTAAATAGTGCTAATCTAAGCAGTGCTAACTTAACTGGAGCAGATTTGAGTCGAGCTAAGTTGACCCAGGCAATTTTGAATTCAGCCAATTTAATAGGCGCTAATTTAACGGGTATAAGTATCGTTGGAGCAAGCCTTACATACGCTAATCTAAGTGGGCAAAATTTGAGTGGTATTAATCTTTGTGGAGTTAATTTATCAGGTAGTAATTTGAGTGAAGCAGATTTAAGTTCAGCAGACTTGCGTGGCGCAAATTTGCAGGGTGCGAATTTAGAAAAAGCTAACCTCAAAGAGGCGAAACTTACTGGTGCAAATCTGCAAAATGCAAAGTTGGCAGGTGCTACTATGCCTGATGGTACAACTCACGAATAA
- a CDS encoding glycoside hydrolase family 10 protein, giving the protein MRKSFALCLLPSAFCLFSSAALAEGITLGVVRSGDNATQWMGITNRLNQSGVAYCVVDLQSVQQATDLTGTKVLFLPNVESLSPQQAIALMEWMKKGGRLIVSGPAGNLSAPEVRQMLRGVLGAYWAFPLSEPSTLKPSKIAGQQKDGESSLRGTVHGGVVIPTNISSQTAATWSVKDSPPAVVNTNQTTFFGWRWGVDAVANVQTDLAWLKSALNRYGVKSVSGVSTTTVGNCVAPVAVPVAVVPVTQGRGVEGQRGRGAVSAASPVTSPQSSRTGILPVTPVTPSPQSPVPNPRPPMPDPTERVAAAGIRVAPGGEAISPQEAIAMRQELENLIGRVESALLTANAANNSVRIAEGKVGNTPTTVAATTLTNNQLSAANTLQQARDVVQSLPGLIANRDYGNARSQWLKTRQSLYNLYPIDRLVENSEIRAMWLDRGTIVQAGSEQGLAKVFDRLAQAGINTVFFEVVNAGYPIYPSQVAPEQNPLTKGWDPLAAAVKLAHERGMELHAWVWTFAIGNQRHNTILNQPENYLGPVLTANPSWANYDRQGNIIPVGQTKPFLDPANPEARRYLLKLFEEIVSRYKVDGLQLDYIRYPFQDPRRGFVYGYGSAARQQFQQLTGVDPINISPGHSLWQKWTEFRTNQVDSFVAEVSQMLRQKRSNLILSVAVFGYPEAQRIETLQQHWEVWARRGDVDLILPMAYAQDTNRFQQLAQPWLTNDSLGGTLVLPGILLLNLPELSAIDQIQLVRDSPNGGYALFAMEHLSNSLQTIFNRTQVTVRRDSKEPSPLRQPFAAAANRLTILQKEWNLLLGSNQLVMSPNDRSQYNTQSAELLKVFNRLAEKPNASNFEAAKKTLTLFRFQFSGWMRLHSMKNNYQVQTWNNRLASLERLLNYGERIVLKRSNSNAVQR; this is encoded by the coding sequence GTGAGGAAAAGTTTTGCTTTGTGCCTTCTGCCTTCTGCCTTTTGCCTTTTTTCTTCTGCGGCTTTGGCGGAAGGTATTACTTTAGGTGTGGTGCGTAGTGGGGATAATGCTACGCAGTGGATGGGGATTACTAATCGGTTGAATCAGAGTGGTGTGGCTTATTGCGTGGTGGATTTGCAAAGCGTGCAGCAAGCGACTGATTTGACGGGTACTAAGGTACTGTTTTTACCGAATGTGGAAAGTTTATCACCACAACAAGCGATCGCACTTATGGAATGGATGAAAAAAGGCGGTCGCTTAATTGTTAGTGGGCCCGCAGGTAATCTTTCTGCGCCAGAAGTGCGGCAAATGTTGCGCGGTGTTTTGGGTGCTTATTGGGCTTTTCCTTTGTCGGAACCTTCGACGCTAAAACCGAGTAAAATTGCTGGTCAGCAAAAAGATGGTGAATCTTCTCTCCGGGGTACGGTTCACGGGGGAGTGGTGATTCCCACAAATATTTCTAGTCAAACTGCTGCTACTTGGTCGGTTAAAGATAGTCCGCCAGCAGTGGTGAATACTAATCAGACAACTTTTTTTGGTTGGCGCTGGGGTGTGGATGCGGTGGCAAATGTCCAAACAGATTTAGCTTGGCTGAAATCAGCCCTAAATCGCTACGGGGTTAAATCTGTAAGCGGTGTATCTACTACAACTGTAGGAAATTGTGTTGCCCCTGTTGCTGTGCCTGTTGCTGTTGTACCAGTCACGCAGGGCAGGGGAGTAGAGGGGCAGAGGGGCAGGGGGGCGGTATCAGCTGCGTCTCCGGTAACTAGTCCCCAGTCCAGTAGGACAGGCATTCTGCCTGTCACGCCTGTTACTCCCAGTCCCCAGTCCCCAGTCCCCAATCCCCGCCCCCCAATGCCAGACCCTACGGAAAGGGTGGCAGCAGCGGGGATTCGGGTTGCGCCTGGGGGGGAGGCGATTTCGCCGCAGGAGGCGATCGCAATGCGTCAAGAGTTAGAGAATTTAATTGGTAGGGTGGAAAGTGCTTTACTAACAGCTAATGCGGCTAATAATTCGGTGAGAATTGCCGAGGGAAAGGTGGGAAATACTCCAACAACAGTTGCGGCTACCACTTTAACTAACAATCAATTATCAGCAGCAAATACGCTGCAACAAGCGCGGGATGTTGTGCAATCTTTGCCGGGATTAATTGCTAATCGAGACTATGGTAATGCGCGGAGTCAATGGTTAAAAACTCGGCAAAGTTTGTATAATTTATACCCGATCGATCGCTTAGTAGAAAATTCCGAAATTCGGGCAATGTGGTTAGACCGAGGAACGATTGTTCAAGCAGGTTCAGAACAAGGTTTAGCTAAGGTTTTTGACCGTTTAGCACAAGCAGGAATTAATACAGTTTTCTTTGAAGTTGTTAATGCTGGTTATCCAATTTATCCGAGTCAAGTTGCACCGGAACAAAACCCTTTAACTAAAGGTTGGGACCCGTTAGCGGCGGCGGTGAAATTGGCGCACGAACGGGGGATGGAGTTACACGCTTGGGTGTGGACTTTTGCGATCGGAAATCAGCGGCATAATACAATTTTAAATCAACCAGAAAACTATCTTGGGCCTGTGTTAACAGCTAATCCAAGTTGGGCAAATTACGATCGACAAGGTAACATTATTCCGGTAGGACAAACTAAGCCGTTTTTAGATCCAGCAAATCCCGAAGCAAGGCGTTATTTGTTGAAATTATTTGAAGAAATTGTTAGCCGCTATAAAGTAGATGGATTGCAATTAGATTATATTCGTTATCCATTTCAAGACCCCAGACGTGGTTTTGTTTACGGTTATGGAAGCGCAGCGCGACAGCAATTTCAACAATTAACAGGTGTCGATCCAATTAATATTTCTCCTGGTCATTCTCTTTGGCAAAAGTGGACAGAATTTCGCACAAATCAAGTTGATTCTTTTGTGGCAGAAGTCTCGCAAATGTTGCGACAAAAACGGTCTAATTTAATTTTATCGGTGGCTGTTTTTGGTTATCCAGAAGCGCAAAGAATTGAAACATTACAACAACATTGGGAAGTTTGGGCGCGGCGCGGTGATGTAGATTTAATATTACCAATGGCTTATGCTCAAGATACAAATCGTTTTCAACAATTAGCACAACCTTGGTTAACTAACGATAGTTTGGGTGGAACTTTAGTTTTACCAGGAATCTTACTTTTAAATTTACCAGAATTGAGTGCAATCGATCAAATTCAATTAGTCAGGGATTCTCCCAATGGTGGTTATGCTTTGTTTGCAATGGAGCATCTTAGTAATAGTTTGCAAACAATTTTTAATCGTACTCAAGTAACAGTTAGACGGGATAGTAAAGAACCTTCTCCTTTGCGTCAACCTTTTGCAGCAGCAGCGAATCGATTAACAATTCTTCAAAAGGAATGGAATTTGTTGTTAGGTTCAAATCAATTGGTGATGTCGCCAAACGATCGATCGCAGTATAACACCCAAAGCGCGGAACTTCTAAAAGTCTTCAATCGTTTAGCAGAAAAACCGAATGCGAGTAATTTTGAGGCGGCGAAGAAAACTTTAACTCTTTTTCGCTTTCAATTTAGTGGGTGGATGCGATTACATTCGATGAAGAATAACTATCAGGTGCAAACTTGGAATAATCGTTTAGCTAGTTTGGAAAGGTTGTTGAATTATGGGGAAAGAATTGTTTTGAAAAGGTCAAATTCTAATGCTGTTCAACGTTAG
- a CDS encoding pentapeptide repeat-containing protein, with product MNSNELLKRYAAGETQFVGINLRGVNLFNADLIGITLTGADLNGANLIFAYLSRAQLRKANLIRTKLDGANLNQANLTAANLHNADLHGASLQGADLRSADITLANLLDANLIDADLRGTNLSGANLTGACLRGANFREEKRIYTANLIGANLHKADLRGANLTGANLAKVDLSGANLTEATLREADLSGANLAGAKLGNAYLSDANLSGANLAGAYMRNIKLERAILTDADLTNADLRESLLTDAKMSRAKMSRANLSRTRLIKVDLSRVDFRAANLSEAELIDAYLARADFSGANLRKANFTRAELSTANLMGAELQGAVMPDGSIHD from the coding sequence ATGAACTCGAACGAACTTCTCAAACGTTATGCCGCAGGTGAAACACAATTTGTGGGAATTAATTTGCGGGGTGTCAATCTTTTTAATGCAGATTTGATTGGCATAACTCTTACAGGGGCTGATTTAAATGGTGCTAACTTAATTTTTGCTTATTTAAGTCGGGCGCAACTACGCAAAGCCAATTTAATTCGCACCAAACTTGATGGAGCTAACTTAAATCAGGCAAATTTAACTGCTGCTAATTTACACAATGCTGATTTACATGGCGCTAGTTTACAAGGCGCTGATTTACGCAGTGCAGATATTACCTTAGCCAATCTTTTAGATGCTAATTTAATCGATGCAGATTTGCGCGGAACTAATTTAAGTGGTGCTAATCTCACTGGTGCTTGCTTGCGAGGAGCAAATTTCCGGGAAGAAAAGAGGATTTATACAGCAAATTTAATTGGCGCAAATTTACACAAAGCTGATTTACGTGGAGCGAATTTAACAGGCGCAAATTTAGCCAAAGTAGATTTGAGTGGCGCAAATTTAACCGAAGCAACTTTACGAGAAGCAGATTTAAGCGGGGCTAATTTAGCTGGTGCAAAATTAGGAAATGCTTATCTTAGTGATGCTAATTTGAGCGGGGCTAATTTAGCTGGTGCTTATATGCGAAATATTAAATTGGAACGGGCAATTTTAACTGATGCAGATTTGACAAATGCAGATTTACGGGAGTCTTTGTTGACAGATGCAAAAATGAGTAGGGCGAAAATGAGTCGGGCAAATTTGAGCCGTACCAGATTAATTAAAGTCGATTTAAGTCGGGTAGATTTTCGGGCAGCTAACTTATCAGAAGCCGAATTAATTGACGCTTATTTGGCAAGGGCCGATTTTTCTGGTGCGAATTTAAGAAAGGCTAATTTTACTAGGGCAGAATTGAGTACTGCTAATTTAATGGGAGCAGAATTACAAGGTGCTGTTATGCCTGATGGTTCAATTCATGATTAG
- a CDS encoding cation:proton antiporter: MESILHVVQQPIVPFAILLAVILIVPPLFEKFRLPGLVGLLAAGVILGPNALNILQTKQPTMELLSDIGLVYLMFVAGLEVDMEQFRKTKYRSAGFGSLTFIVPLIFGTTVGRIFNFDWNASILIGSLFASHTLLAYPIVSRLGVVGNEAVTVTIGATIFTDIGALLVLAVCIAIHKGEFSVTSLFTLLGMLIVYSAIVLFGFDWAGRQFFRRTGDDQGNQFLFVLLAVFLAALGAELIGVEKIVGAFLAGLAVNDAIGEGPVKEKVIFVGSVLFIPAFFVDMGLLIDIPGFLKSLSSIWLTVAIVIGLIVSKFLAALFAKLLYRYNNQELLTMWSLSMPQVAATLAAALVGFRAGMLSEGVLNSVLVLMLVTATLGPLITSKVAPGLRLPETNIVPVEEKEEVEEKEKITSRFTVVVPVRNPQTERFLIEIASILAKHEGGRILPLAIPQAHAHMDASELDNALKRNQTLLKRAMEMSREFGVEAEPILRIDDAIAQGISRASRENDANLIVMGWSNRTSFRARLFGNVIDGVLWASHCPVAITRLLDSPSKIQRILVPVENLTNQAVRLIRFTKILAEANQAQLTLLNVCDRRTSDNKIAWTTSQMNLLVEKWIPNINTDIQVIANDDIVKTVLHASQLSDLVVLRSERQRTAGGLAMSNITTEIVQHLSCSFVLLGEPQKNYRGAVSY; this comes from the coding sequence ATGGAATCAATTTTGCACGTAGTTCAGCAGCCAATTGTACCGTTTGCGATTTTGCTGGCAGTAATTCTCATTGTACCTCCCTTATTTGAAAAATTCCGATTGCCGGGACTAGTGGGTTTACTAGCAGCAGGTGTTATCCTTGGCCCTAATGCTTTAAATATATTGCAAACTAAACAGCCAACTATGGAATTACTCTCAGACATTGGGTTAGTTTACCTAATGTTTGTAGCGGGACTGGAAGTTGATATGGAACAGTTTCGCAAAACTAAATATCGTTCCGCAGGTTTTGGTAGTTTAACTTTTATTGTGCCGTTAATTTTCGGCACAACAGTAGGGCGAATTTTTAATTTTGATTGGAATGCTTCAATTTTAATTGGTTCTTTGTTTGCTTCCCATACACTTTTGGCTTATCCAATTGTCAGTCGTCTTGGTGTGGTAGGAAATGAAGCGGTTACAGTAACAATTGGCGCAACAATATTTACTGATATTGGTGCGTTGTTAGTCTTAGCTGTGTGTATTGCGATTCATAAAGGTGAATTTTCTGTAACTAGTTTATTCACTTTGCTGGGGATGTTAATTGTTTATTCTGCGATCGTCCTTTTTGGTTTTGATTGGGCGGGTAGACAATTTTTCCGGCGCACAGGTGACGATCAAGGTAATCAGTTTTTATTTGTGTTGTTAGCAGTTTTTCTGGCTGCTTTGGGAGCAGAATTAATTGGAGTAGAAAAAATTGTTGGGGCATTCTTAGCGGGGTTGGCGGTGAATGATGCGATCGGAGAAGGCCCCGTTAAAGAAAAGGTAATATTTGTTGGTAGTGTCCTATTTATCCCTGCTTTTTTTGTGGATATGGGCTTACTAATTGATATTCCAGGTTTTTTGAAAAGTTTGTCCTCAATTTGGTTAACAGTAGCAATTGTTATTGGGTTAATTGTCAGTAAATTTTTAGCAGCTTTATTTGCTAAATTATTGTACCGCTACAACAATCAAGAACTGTTAACTATGTGGTCATTATCTATGCCTCAAGTAGCAGCAACTTTAGCCGCAGCATTAGTAGGTTTTCGTGCCGGAATGTTAAGCGAAGGCGTATTAAATAGCGTTCTGGTGTTAATGTTAGTAACTGCTACATTAGGGCCATTAATTACTAGTAAGGTTGCTCCTGGTTTGCGTTTACCGGAAACTAATATTGTACCTGTAGAGGAGAAAGAAGAAGTAGAAGAAAAGGAAAAAATCACCTCTCGTTTTACAGTTGTAGTACCCGTAAGAAATCCGCAAACAGAAAGGTTTTTGATTGAAATAGCGTCAATTTTAGCCAAGCATGAAGGTGGTCGAATTTTGCCATTAGCAATTCCTCAAGCTCATGCTCACATGGATGCTTCCGAGTTAGATAACGCTTTAAAACGGAATCAAACTTTACTCAAACGAGCGATGGAAATGAGCCGAGAATTTGGTGTAGAAGCAGAACCAATTTTACGAATTGATGATGCGATCGCTCAAGGAATTAGTCGTGCTAGTCGAGAAAACGATGCAAATTTAATTGTGATGGGATGGAGTAATCGTACTAGTTTTCGCGCTCGTTTATTTGGAAATGTAATTGATGGAGTTTTATGGGCATCTCATTGCCCAGTGGCGATTACCCGTTTGCTGGATTCACCTAGTAAGATTCAAAGGATTTTGGTGCCTGTGGAAAATTTGACTAATCAAGCTGTGCGGTTGATTAGATTTACCAAGATTTTAGCAGAAGCTAATCAGGCACAGTTAACGTTGTTAAACGTTTGCGATCGCCGCACTTCTGATAATAAAATTGCTTGGACAACATCACAAATGAATTTGTTAGTTGAAAAATGGATACCTAACATCAATACTGATATTCAAGTCATTGCTAATGATGACATTGTAAAAACGGTACTCCATGCCTCACAACTTTCGGATTTAGTAGTTTTGCGATCGGAACGTCAACGTACTGCTGGCGGATTAGCTATGAGTAACATCACTACCGAAATAGTACAACACCTTAGCTGTTCTTTCGTCTTGTTAGGAGAACCACAAAAAAATTATCGCGGAGCAGTTTCTTACTAA
- a CDS encoding HAS-barrel domain-containing protein, whose translation MRLPLPQFSSGARHPNHFAEVIETATSEFLAQCLEPETLSFPAMPPFGSWVRSLDEESDNVIYAVVYHATTSPIDSVHRARALGMSLAELREEQPQIFAMLKTEFRAAIVGYKTPGKKQQSFFQHIPPRPPQIHQAVHFCEPEEIIVFSEELDFLRMLLQVPQAPVDALCAAAIRSIYQLRNGDRTWLVKAGRYLSTLLRDDYDRLRVILSQIHL comes from the coding sequence ATGCGTCTTCCTTTACCACAATTTTCTAGTGGTGCGCGTCACCCAAATCATTTTGCTGAAGTAATTGAAACGGCTACCTCTGAGTTTTTGGCTCAATGTTTGGAACCAGAGACTTTAAGTTTTCCGGCAATGCCGCCTTTTGGTAGTTGGGTGCGATCGCTCGATGAGGAATCAGATAATGTGATTTATGCAGTAGTTTACCATGCAACTACTTCACCAATTGATTCTGTACATCGCGCCCGTGCTTTAGGTATGTCTTTGGCGGAGTTAAGGGAAGAACAACCACAAATTTTTGCGATGCTAAAAACGGAGTTTCGCGCTGCAATTGTAGGTTATAAAACTCCGGGAAAAAAACAGCAAAGTTTTTTTCAACACATCCCTCCCCGTCCGCCCCAAATTCACCAAGCTGTTCATTTTTGTGAACCCGAAGAAATAATTGTTTTTAGTGAAGAGTTAGATTTTTTGCGAATGCTTTTGCAAGTACCACAAGCTCCTGTAGATGCACTTTGCGCGGCAGCGATTCGATCAATTTATCAGTTAAGAAATGGCGATCGCACTTGGTTAGTCAAAGCTGGACGTTATTTAAGCACGTTACTTAGGGATGATTACGATCGCCTTCGAGTTATTTTGAGTCAAATTCATTTATAA
- a CDS encoding GNAT family N-acetyltransferase → MIIRNEKDADIEVITEVTIAAFKNHPISNHTEQFIIHALRAAGALTISLVAEIDRKIVGHIAFSPVTISDGTTGWYGLGPISVLPDYQKQGIGKSLINEGLSLLKKMGAQGCALVGDPNYYKRFGFKNYPELIHEGIPQEFFLILPFTQQIPQGVIVFHDGFKATN, encoded by the coding sequence GTGATTATTAGAAACGAAAAAGATGCGGATATTGAAGTAATTACAGAAGTTACAATAGCCGCTTTTAAAAATCATCCGATTAGCAATCATACCGAGCAATTTATCATACACGCTTTGCGTGCTGCTGGTGCGTTGACTATCTCTTTGGTTGCAGAGATCGATCGAAAAATCGTAGGACACATTGCTTTTTCACCAGTAACAATTTCCGATGGTACAACAGGTTGGTATGGACTCGGCCCGATTTCAGTATTGCCAGATTATCAAAAGCAGGGAATTGGAAAATCGCTGATCAATGAAGGGTTATCTTTGTTAAAAAAGATGGGAGCCCAAGGTTGTGCCCTTGTAGGCGACCCGAATTATTATAAGCGTTTTGGTTTCAAGAATTATCCAGAGTTGATTCATGAGGGAATTCCCCAAGAGTTTTTCCTGATTTTGCCGTTTACCCAACAAATTCCCCAGGGAGTTATTGTTTTTCATGATGGTTTTAAGGCAACTAACTAA
- a CDS encoding NAD(P)H dehydrogenase subunit NdhS: protein MFLPGAAVRVKNINDTYYGFQGLVQRVTDGKAAVLFEGGNWDKLITFRLSELELVDTTAGKKKGK from the coding sequence ATGTTTTTGCCCGGAGCAGCTGTGCGTGTTAAAAATATCAATGATACTTATTATGGTTTTCAAGGGTTAGTGCAACGAGTTACTGATGGTAAAGCAGCTGTGTTGTTTGAGGGTGGTAATTGGGATAAATTAATTACTTTCCGCCTTTCAGAATTGGAACTAGTAGATACAACTGCTGGTAAGAAAAAGGGCAAGTAA